TCGGTGTTTCGGCGCCTCTGTGGCATAAATGAGCATAAAATGCACTAACTTCATTTAATGTTGGTGAAGATCAATGGCAGTGCTGTTTATGGAGTGGAGGCCATACCCATCATTATAGAAGTTAACTGGATGCCTTCTGGTAAAGATCCTATGATTGTTGGCCTTCCGGACAGTGCTGTAAAAGAAAGCTGGCAACGGGTGGAAAGCACCATTAAGACCAATGGCTATGAGATGCCCCGGACCAAGGTTGTAGTAAACCTTGCACCTGCTGATATCAAAAAGAGTGGGGCGGCATTTGATTTGCCAATTGCCATCGGCTTGTTGGCTGCAACAGAACAACTGAAGGCCAGGGAGGCATTAGCGGACTATGTAATTATGGGCGAGCTCAGCCTTGATGGCGCCCTCCGTTCCGTAAAAGGGGCGTTACCGATTGCCATCCAGGCACGTAAACAGGGCTTTAAAGGATTGATCGTACCGGAAGTAAATGCCCGTGAGGCCGGCATGGTTAATAATCTGAATGTATATGGAGCGGCGCATATACAGGAAGTCTTGAATTTTTTTGAAAACGGAGAGCAGGGCTTAAGCCCGGTGGTGGTTAACACCCGGGATGAGTTTTTTAATTCGCAATATGATTTTGATATTGATTTCTCAGATGTAAAGGGCCAGGAAAACATCAAACGGGCGTTAGAGATTGCAGCTGCAGGCGGGCACAACGCGCTGCTGATCGGCCCTCCCGGAGCGGGAAAGACGATGCTGGCCAAACGGCTACCCACAATCCTTCCACCGCTTACGCTGCAGGAAGCGCTGGAGACAACAAAAATTCATTCCGTAGCCGGGAAGCTCCCGGAGAATGCCACACTGATCTCAAAACGGCCATTCCGGTCGCCTCATCATACCATTTCTGATGTAGCCCTGGTAGGCGGTGGTAGTACGCCACAGCCGGGCGAGATTTCGCTGGCACACAACGGGGTATTGTTTCTGGATGAGCTTCCGGAGTTTAAGCGATCCGTTTTAGAAGTAATGCGTCAGCCTATGGAAGAGCGGAAGGTAACGATATCCCGCGCCCGGATCGCGGTTGACTTCCCTGCAAGTTTTATGCTGATGGCTTCGATGAACCCCTGTCCCTGCGGGTTTCATAATCACCCGGAGCGAGCCTGTACCTGTCCTCCGGGAGCGGTTCAAAAATACCTCAACCGAATTTCCGGTCCTTTGCTGGACCGCATCGATCTGCATGTGGAGGTAACGCCGGTTCCATTCAGTGAATTATCCTCAGCACGTGGCGAAAAAACTTCCGGGGTAATCCGGGAAGCGGTAATCCGTGCCCGGGAAATCCAGCTGGTCCGATTTGAGGAAACGCCCGGCATTTACTGCAATGCGCAAATGAACAGCAAGCAGTTAAAAGAGATCTGTGTTATTGACAATGTTGGGCAAGTGTTGCTGAAACGGGCAATGGAAAAACTGGGTCTTTCGGCCCGGGCTTATGACCGCATTTTAAAAGTGGCGCGCACGATAGCCGATCTTGAAGGTGTGCCGGAGATCCGTCCGGAGTTTCTCGCCGAGGCGATTCAATACCGCAGCCTTGACCGGGAAAGCTGGGCGGGGTAAGGATCGGCGCTTAGATCAGCGTTACGGTTTTGATATTAAAATTTGTAAAGTACAAATAACCGGCCAACACTATACCCGCCTCTTAAAACTGCCCGGAAACCTGTCATTGATTTTTGAGGCCTGTATCAGGGTTGATTATATTTCGTGGCAGGATGCATTTATTGCCCGTCTGCCGGTTCGGCTGTGCCGGAGAGCTGCTCTGCATTGCCGACGGCATCGTTGCGGATGAGTTTGGTGATCTTTTTTTGAAGATCCCGGATCTTTTTGTATAAAACAATAATGGTAAGGAATAAAAAAAGAAACGTAAAATAAAAGAGCAGGTCCACCCCCCGGTTTACCCCCACCAGGTGGGCAATCGCCGTCAGCTCGTCCGGGAACACGATGATGAATACGCACGCAAGAAAAAGTAATAGGATGAGTAATTTGTTGGGCTTGAAAATACTGGTGATATACAGGGTCATCAGCGAAACGCAAACGATCAATATGATTTGAATACTGTTCATTATTTAAAAAATTTATTGATCAATATCTGCCGCAGGATTTTAACACTGTCCAGGTTTTGCTGTCCTTTTTGAAGCGAATAACTGGTGTATGCGATCACTACGGGGAATTCGGCATAGGCCAGTTTGCACGCTTTAATCTGTATTAAGATTTCCGTGGCATGGGCCATGCCGTTTTCATTAAGATGAATCGCAGCGGCTGCTTTCCGGTTCATCACGCGAAATCCGTTGTGCGCATCGGTAAGAAAAAGTCCGGAAAAACAATAATTAACGACCCTTGCTATTTTTAGAAGCATGCCGCGGGTCCTGCTCATATTAAGCGCCTTTGTACCCAGGAACCGCGAACCCAGCACAATATCCAGGTTACCGGCTATAAGAAACTCAGTCATGGGTGTAATTTTTTCCGCAGGGTGTTGTCCGTCCGCGTCAAAAGTTACAAAATAGTTGCACCCCGGGAGCGTCTTTGCAAAATTTAGCCCGGTTTGAATGGCGGCTCCCTGGCCCAGGTTTACTGCATGGCGGAGATAATAAATGGGCAGGTCCCATACAACTTCCCTTGTGTTGTCTGAAGATCCATCATCCACAAGCACAATTACATATCGATAAGCCAACAGCTCATTGAGCGTTTCTCTGATGACCCCCGCTTCGTTAAATGTGGGAATCACCACGCAGATAGAACTGTTTAAAGACATTCGCTATTAGTTTTATTTTATATACAAAATTAGGCGATCTGTACAAGATTGTACCATTTGGGTTAATTTTGCCGCCATTAATTGCAGTCCACCAATCCATTAACCCGGCACCGGCAGCGTAAACCGGCAGGAAAGAAGGCTACTATGACCAAAATAATTGAAGATCCGTTAAAAATGAAGAAACCTAAAAGTTTGATAATAGCCGGTGCGGCGTTGCTGGTTCTTTTAGTTCTTGCGTATGCCAACCATTTCGACAATGATTTTCATTTTGACGACAGTCATACCATCCAGGAGAATGTAGCCATCCGTAAACTTGGTAATATTCCTGAGTTCTTTACTAACCCCGATATGTTTAGCGCCAGTAGCAACCACAGAGGCCTGCGCCCGTTGGTAACCACCTCGTTGGCCATTGATTACTGGTTGGGTGGCGGTTTGCACCCGTTCATGTTTCAGCTTTCCACATTCCTTTGGCATATCGGGTTGTGTATTATGTTGTTTTTTATGTACCGGAGGTTGATCGGGAAGGTCAACACCCATAAGTGGGTGCCATTTATCGCTTTGATGGGTGCGGGCTGGTTTGGCCTGCATACGGTTGTTGCAGAAACCATCAATTATATCATTTCCAGGTCGGATGTGCAATCTACATTCTTTATTGTAGCTTCCTTTTTGACGTATGTGGCCTACCCTGAGAAAAGAAAGTATGGATTATATATCCTGCTGGCAGTATTGGGTGTCTTTGCCAAAGAAACGGTTCCGGTATTGCCTATCCTTTTGTTCTTCTATTTACTGCTTTTCGAAAACGGGTTTTCGTTGTATGATCTCTTCAGGCGCTCAAACATCAAAAAGGTGCTGGCTTGCATCTGGTCTTTGCTGCCGCTGATTGTGGTTGTAGCGGGGGTTCAGCTATATACGCTTTCCCGGATGTCACAGGCTTCTGCATCACATGGAATGTCGAATCCCCTGGGGTATAACCTGCTTACGCAGACCTATGTTTGGTTGCATTATTTCCGGTCATTCTTTTTACCGTTTGATCTCAGCGCGGATACGGATCTGGGAGTGATTACCAATCCGCTCGATTGGCGTATTATTGCAGGGATATTGTTTGTTACCACGTTAATCGTTACCATTTTTAAAACATCCCGCAGAAGTGAAACCCGGCCCATAGCCTTCGGACTGATCTGGTTTGCTGCATCGTTACTGCCTACTTCCCTTGTGCCTTTTGCAGAGGTGATGAATGACCACCGGATGTATTTCGCCTTTGTGGGACTTACCTTAAGTGTCGTTACTACCCTGGGACTTTTGGTTATTAAGCGGGAGGCATACTTTACCAGGAATAAGCATTACCGGTTCCTCATCGTTGCGGCGTTTTTGGTGATTGCTGTGAATGCATTTGGCGTGTATAAACGCAACCAGGTATGGGATAATGAAGAAACTCTCTGGAAAGATGTAACAGAAAAAAGTCCCAATAACGGAAGAGGATGGATGAACTACGGACTAACACTGATGGCAAAAGGCGATTACAAGCGAGCTGTGGCGATCTTTACTAAAGCAAGAGATCTCAATTCCGGGTATAGCACTGTATACGTCAATCTTGGCATTGCGTATGGAGGATTGAAGTTGCACAACAAGGCGATAGAAAATTTTTCAACAGCCCTGCTACTGGCACCCGGCGACGATGTGGGCTACAGCTATTTTGCCCGCTATTTCCTGGAGCAGAACCGTTTTGAAGATGCCAAAAACATGGCAGAAAGGGCTTTGGCAATCAACAGTCGTTCATATATGGCCTACGAGGTATTGATGGGAGCCTTACAGGGGCTGAGCAGGTGGGATCAGTTAAAGCAGACGGCAGCGGCAGCGCTTCAGTTAAATCCGGAGGATCCGAAGGCCCTGCAATACCTGCAGGCAGCTCAACAGCGTAAAACAGTTACGCCACTCCCTAAAGATGTCACAAATGCCGTTTCGGTAATCAATTATATCAATATCAGCCTGGAGCAGTATAACGAGGGCGAGTATGAAGCGTGTATCAATACCTGTAAACAAGCGCTGTCTCTGGACCCGAACAATGCCGACGCGTATAACAATATCTGTGCAGCTTACAATATGCTAAAGCAATGGGATAAGGCACGTGAAGCCTGTACAAAGGCCCTGCAGCTGAATCCCGGGCACCCCAATGCCCCGGCTAATTTGAAATGGGCGATTGAGCAAAAATTGTAGTGCCTAAACCTTATTGTCGCTCAGTCCTCTGCTGTAAAGCTTTGCAATCAGCCCCCCCAATGTCTGGCCCCAAACGGATTGTAATACCGCCTGTTCTTCTTGCTGGCGCTTTCCTATTTTAATCTGGTTAGTGGTTTCAGAATCGATATGGATCCGGTGCTGAACCAGCCTTTTATTGATAAAAATAAAAGCGCCTTCCTGTTTAGCAAGGGTGAGCCAGGCCACCCAGTCCAAAACGCAGGTATACTGCGGCGAGAACTGCATTCCGTTAATGTGCTGCCGGTCGAGCGTTACAGAAGGGCAGCAAATGGAATTACCCAGTGCCAGAACCGACTTTTTAACGAATGGACTCCGGATGGCCTGTTTCAAATGGAACGGGAGCAACAGTGCGTCTTTTACAACCGCATTGAGTGAGTTTTTTCGCTTTTGGCCGTTGACAAGGTCATCGTAATCCGTAAACACCATCAGCGGTTTTTTGTTTTGAAACCGCTCTAGTTTAATAAGCACTTCTTTTGCAAAATCCCGGTTGTAGATATCATCCTGGTGCGCGATGGTCACATACCGGGTGGTGGCCTGGTTCATCGCAAAGTTCCAGTCGCCTGCAATGGAACTGGCTGCATCCGAAACAAAATAGGGAACCTGGTACCGGGCAGCGGTGGTTTTTATGTAATCAGAAGGGGTGGATGTCGCAATCAGGATATGGGTTGGAACGGTTTGCTCTAACAAGCTTTCGATGCATCTGGTCAGGTGCGGTGAATCTTTGTATGCCGGTACTACAAATGTGTGCTCTTTAGCTGAAATCATATTAATTATACAACGTTATCGAAATCGCAGTAGATCGCGTTTTTCTTTGCTGACTAGTCGGTATTATCAGATCAAAAATAAGCTCTCTGTAGTAAATTGATCTGTTTTTTAATGCGGAAGAAAGGCGGTCAGGGCGTTGATGCTATAATTGAAGGGATGCGGAGTTTGTAGAATGCTTTTTACGATAAGGCATTATTAGCCAACTATTGGTGTTTTTTATTGTTTGTGTAAATAAAAATTTCCCGGAATAAAGGAAATTTTTACTTTGGGATTATTTTTATAAAAATATACTTAGTCATATGCGTATTCTTCTTCAATATATCAAGCCCTATCGCTGGTTGGTAGTGTTTGCGCTGTTCCTGGCGGCCGTAAACCAGATTTTTTCACTTTTTGCCCCGCTGATCAGCGGAAAGTTGCTGGATCTTTTTGCCACGCATCCGCATCATTTTGATCATGCCAAAACCCTGCCGCGTTCGGAACACCAGTACCTGTTTGGCAGCAACGGGTATCACGGATTATTGTTCTTTTTAATACTACTGATTGGCACGGCGATGGTGAGCCGCATTGCCAAAGCCTTCCAGGATTATTTTGTCAATGTGATCATTCAAAAGTTTGGCGCAACTATTTTTACGGATGGGCTGAAGCATTCCATGCGATTGCCTTATCAGGATTTTGAGGATCAGCGCAGCGGGGAAACCCTTTCGATCCTCACCAAGGTCCGGACGGATACCGAAAAATTCATCACCAGTTTTATCAATGTGTTTTTTGTCATTATTGTCAGTATTGTCTTTGTATCCATCTATGCTTTCCAGTTGCATTGGTCTATTATGCCGGTATACGCTGTTGGCATTTTTGCCATTGCCTTCGTTACCAGCCTGCTCAGCAGGCGCATCAAGGTGATACAAAAAAATATTGTAAAAGAAACAACCGCGCTGGCGGGTACTACTACCGAAAGCCTGCGGAATATTGAAATCGTGAAAAGTCTGGGGCTGACAGAACAGGAGGTACAGCGACTCAATAACAATACGTTTAAGATTCTTGGGCTGGAGCTTAAAAAGGTAAAGAGCATCCGGGCGCTCAGTTTTATACAAGGTACAATGGTGAATTTTTTACAACAGGTGATTGCGTTTACATTGTTGTGGCTGATCTTTAAAGACGCCATTTCCCCCGGTCAGTATCTTTCCCTTTCGTTTTATGGATTTTTCATTTTTGGTCCCATGCAGGAAATTGGCAATATTATTATTTCTTACCGGGAGGCCGAAGCTTCGCTGAATAATTTTCATAAGCTCATGCAGCGAAAGGCAGAGCCGCGTCCGGCCAATCCCCGGCAGATCGGGATGATTGAATTGCTGGAGTTCCGGAATATTGTTTTCCGTCATCAAACGGCCCATTTTAATGCGCTGAATGATATTTCCTTTACGGTTAAAAAAGGCGAAACGATCGCGTTTGTAGGACCCAGTGGTTCCGGAAAAAGTACACTGGTGAAATTGCTGGTAGGTCTTTACCGCCCGGCAAAAGGAACGATTTATTATGACGGTGTAGACGGCGAAGCAATCGACTTTGACCAACTGCGGGTTCAGATTGGTTTTGTAACACAGGACACCCAGCTCTTCGCGGGTACGATAAAGGAGAACCTGTTATTTGTAAATCCCGGAGCTACCGATAACGATCTGAAGGATGCGCTGGAAAAAGCCAGTTGTACGGGTTTGCTGGCGCGTGCCGAGAACGGCCTGGATACGGTGATCGGTGAAGGAGGATTAAAACTAAGCGGCGGCGAGAAGCAGCGTATCGCCATTGCACGGGCATTGCTACGACATCCGCATCTGCTGATTTTTGATGAAGCAACGTCTGCATTGGATTCGATTACAGAAGAAGAAATTACCAAAACGATTAAGCTGGTGTCTTCAAAGAAAAACCAGATTACGGTACTGATTGCGCACCGGTTGAGTACCATACTGCATGCAGACCGGATCTATG
The sequence above is a segment of the Niabella agricola genome. Coding sequences within it:
- a CDS encoding YifB family Mg chelatase-like AAA ATPase; its protein translation is MLVKINGSAVYGVEAIPIIIEVNWMPSGKDPMIVGLPDSAVKESWQRVESTIKTNGYEMPRTKVVVNLAPADIKKSGAAFDLPIAIGLLAATEQLKAREALADYVIMGELSLDGALRSVKGALPIAIQARKQGFKGLIVPEVNAREAGMVNNLNVYGAAHIQEVLNFFENGEQGLSPVVVNTRDEFFNSQYDFDIDFSDVKGQENIKRALEIAAAGGHNALLIGPPGAGKTMLAKRLPTILPPLTLQEALETTKIHSVAGKLPENATLISKRPFRSPHHTISDVALVGGGSTPQPGEISLAHNGVLFLDELPEFKRSVLEVMRQPMEERKVTISRARIAVDFPASFMLMASMNPCPCGFHNHPERACTCPPGAVQKYLNRISGPLLDRIDLHVEVTPVPFSELSSARGEKTSGVIREAVIRAREIQLVRFEETPGIYCNAQMNSKQLKEICVIDNVGQVLLKRAMEKLGLSARAYDRILKVARTIADLEGVPEIRPEFLAEAIQYRSLDRESWAG
- a CDS encoding DUF2304 domain-containing protein encodes the protein MNSIQIILIVCVSLMTLYITSIFKPNKLLILLLFLACVFIIVFPDELTAIAHLVGVNRGVDLLFYFTFLFLFLTIIVLYKKIRDLQKKITKLIRNDAVGNAEQLSGTAEPADGQ
- a CDS encoding glycosyltransferase family 2 protein, giving the protein MSLNSSICVVIPTFNEAGVIRETLNELLAYRYVIVLVDDGSSDNTREVVWDLPIYYLRHAVNLGQGAAIQTGLNFAKTLPGCNYFVTFDADGQHPAEKITPMTEFLIAGNLDIVLGSRFLGTKALNMSRTRGMLLKIARVVNYCFSGLFLTDAHNGFRVMNRKAAAAIHLNENGMAHATEILIQIKACKLAYAEFPVVIAYTSYSLQKGQQNLDSVKILRQILINKFFK
- a CDS encoding tetratricopeptide repeat protein, coding for MTKIIEDPLKMKKPKSLIIAGAALLVLLVLAYANHFDNDFHFDDSHTIQENVAIRKLGNIPEFFTNPDMFSASSNHRGLRPLVTTSLAIDYWLGGGLHPFMFQLSTFLWHIGLCIMLFFMYRRLIGKVNTHKWVPFIALMGAGWFGLHTVVAETINYIISRSDVQSTFFIVASFLTYVAYPEKRKYGLYILLAVLGVFAKETVPVLPILLFFYLLLFENGFSLYDLFRRSNIKKVLACIWSLLPLIVVVAGVQLYTLSRMSQASASHGMSNPLGYNLLTQTYVWLHYFRSFFLPFDLSADTDLGVITNPLDWRIIAGILFVTTLIVTIFKTSRRSETRPIAFGLIWFAASLLPTSLVPFAEVMNDHRMYFAFVGLTLSVVTTLGLLVIKREAYFTRNKHYRFLIVAAFLVIAVNAFGVYKRNQVWDNEETLWKDVTEKSPNNGRGWMNYGLTLMAKGDYKRAVAIFTKARDLNSGYSTVYVNLGIAYGGLKLHNKAIENFSTALLLAPGDDVGYSYFARYFLEQNRFEDAKNMAERALAINSRSYMAYEVLMGALQGLSRWDQLKQTAAAALQLNPEDPKALQYLQAAQQRKTVTPLPKDVTNAVSVINYINISLEQYNEGEYEACINTCKQALSLDPNNADAYNNICAAYNMLKQWDKAREACTKALQLNPGHPNAPANLKWAIEQKL
- a CDS encoding glycosyltransferase family 2 protein, which translates into the protein MISAKEHTFVVPAYKDSPHLTRCIESLLEQTVPTHILIATSTPSDYIKTTAARYQVPYFVSDAASSIAGDWNFAMNQATTRYVTIAHQDDIYNRDFAKEVLIKLERFQNKKPLMVFTDYDDLVNGQKRKNSLNAVVKDALLLPFHLKQAIRSPFVKKSVLALGNSICCPSVTLDRQHINGMQFSPQYTCVLDWVAWLTLAKQEGAFIFINKRLVQHRIHIDSETTNQIKIGKRQQEEQAVLQSVWGQTLGGLIAKLYSRGLSDNKV
- a CDS encoding ABC transporter ATP-binding protein; the encoded protein is MRILLQYIKPYRWLVVFALFLAAVNQIFSLFAPLISGKLLDLFATHPHHFDHAKTLPRSEHQYLFGSNGYHGLLFFLILLIGTAMVSRIAKAFQDYFVNVIIQKFGATIFTDGLKHSMRLPYQDFEDQRSGETLSILTKVRTDTEKFITSFINVFFVIIVSIVFVSIYAFQLHWSIMPVYAVGIFAIAFVTSLLSRRIKVIQKNIVKETTALAGTTTESLRNIEIVKSLGLTEQEVQRLNNNTFKILGLELKKVKSIRALSFIQGTMVNFLQQVIAFTLLWLIFKDAISPGQYLSLSFYGFFIFGPMQEIGNIIISYREAEASLNNFHKLMQRKAEPRPANPRQIGMIELLEFRNIVFRHQTAHFNALNDISFTVKKGETIAFVGPSGSGKSTLVKLLVGLYRPAKGTIYYDGVDGEAIDFDQLRVQIGFVTQDTQLFAGTIKENLLFVNPGATDNDLKDALEKASCTGLLARAENGLDTVIGEGGLKLSGGEKQRIAIARALLRHPHLLIFDEATSALDSITEEEITKTIKLVSSKKNQITVLIAHRLSTILHADRIYVLERGEIVETGDHHALLQQKGLYYAMWRQQIGERKKEAYDTVSA